One segment of Rosa chinensis cultivar Old Blush chromosome 6, RchiOBHm-V2, whole genome shotgun sequence DNA contains the following:
- the LOC112170587 gene encoding pathogenesis-related protein 1: MGFNKQNLIAVCSTTLILITYVPLASTVEDDSGFLKAHNEIRKEHGLPPLHWNKTIAQYAKNYANKRSVDCAMEHSEGPYAENIASGLGMTGEAATKYWCTEKAEYDYNTNKCTGPEEDGCRHYTQVVTRATTQLGCARAKCKNGDMFVTCNYDPFTDWDQRPY; the protein is encoded by the coding sequence ATGGGGTTCAACAAACAAAACTTAATAGCCGTATGCTCCACAACTTTGATCCTAATTACTTATGTCCCTCTAGCAAGTACCGTCGAAGATGATAGTGGCTTCCTCAAAGCACACAATGAGATTCGCAAAGAGCACGGTCTCCCGCCACTGCATTGGAATAAAACCATAGCTCAGTATGCGAAAAATTATGCCAATAAAAGATCTGTGGACTGCGCAATGGAGCATTCGGAGGGTCCTTATGCTGAGAACATTGCGAGTGGTTTGGGTATGACTGGTGAAGCAGCAACAAAATACTGGTGCACTGAGAAAGCTGAATACGactacaacacaaataaatgtACCGGTCCTGAGGAAGACGGTTGCCGCCACTACACTCAGGTAGTTACGAGGGCAACAACCCAACTTGGTTGTGCAAGGGCCAAGTGCAAAAATGGCGATATGTTTGTAACCTGCAACTATGATCCTTTTACAGATTGGGACCAGCGTCCTTACTAA